In a single window of the Acidobacteriota bacterium genome:
- a CDS encoding TolC family protein, whose product MLTKFQKHLETKENDGKRQKAKGKKRFGSRGSKNIRAKQFLASCITLGSLLPIGVLAQDECENRKPEAGSILAMANAKPRFSQTVQDVPARNPQALPPIERVGVNVNDQTPITLDEAIALALANNKDINSSRIDVELARFDLNAAKGAYDPRIAAQSYYEHRETATASAISGSASGKITSTDQTNVATLSGNTPLAGGVYQIDFSSSRQTTDNLFSSLNPTLPTGVTLTYTQPLFKGLRTDDNRRRIEIAKKNLSLTDSQFRQRAIEVITRVQQAYWDLVFALKNLQVQNDAVKQARTQLESNRRQVEQGTLAPIDIVSAEAQLTLFEQNVYIAQEGVTRAENTLKSLLLPERTATLWSKALAPTTPVSLDPPRIELDDAIKLALASRPELDQVAKTAEINRVNQKFFSDQLKPQIDLFGIYTAAGLAGSLANRGPNPFTAGTLALTERVNEISKVLGFTPLPVNNSSGGVPQAFIGGYGQSLNNLFGFDFPTVRVGVRFSFPVGNRTAEANYGRSLAEGRKIENQRQQIEQSIEAEVRNTLQAVRSAQARLASAVASRDASEKQYESEQRKFQAGLSTVFLVLQRQQELIAARGREVQAQTDLNKAIAEFQRATGSTFKAHNITVKADKTAPQLEQHNQP is encoded by the coding sequence ATGTTGACGAAGTTTCAAAAGCATCTGGAGACTAAGGAGAACGACGGCAAAAGGCAAAAGGCAAAAGGCAAAAAGAGATTTGGTTCGCGGGGTTCAAAAAATATTCGAGCCAAACAGTTTTTAGCCTCTTGTATAACCCTCGGTTCATTACTGCCCATAGGGGTTTTGGCTCAGGATGAATGTGAAAATCGCAAACCGGAAGCCGGCAGCATTTTAGCGATGGCAAATGCGAAACCAAGATTTTCGCAGACGGTTCAGGATGTCCCGGCGCGCAATCCCCAGGCTTTACCGCCGATTGAACGGGTTGGCGTCAATGTCAATGACCAGACGCCGATAACCCTTGATGAAGCGATTGCCCTGGCTTTAGCCAATAATAAAGACATCAACTCCTCGCGCATCGATGTTGAACTGGCGCGCTTTGATTTGAATGCCGCCAAAGGCGCATATGACCCGCGCATCGCCGCACAGTCGTATTACGAACATCGCGAAACCGCAACCGCATCGGCAATCAGCGGCAGTGCGAGCGGCAAAATCACCTCGACCGATCAAACCAATGTTGCAACTCTGAGCGGCAATACACCGCTTGCCGGTGGGGTTTATCAAATCGATTTTTCATCATCGCGGCAAACCACAGACAACCTGTTCTCGTCGCTCAACCCGACATTGCCAACCGGCGTCACGCTGACTTATACCCAACCGTTGTTTAAAGGGTTAAGAACCGATGACAATCGCAGACGCATTGAAATCGCCAAGAAAAATTTATCGCTTACCGACTCGCAGTTTCGTCAACGCGCCATCGAAGTCATCACCCGCGTTCAACAGGCTTACTGGGACTTGGTTTTCGCGCTGAAAAATTTACAGGTGCAAAACGATGCGGTAAAACAGGCGCGCACCCAACTCGAAAGCAATCGTCGTCAGGTTGAACAAGGCACCCTTGCGCCGATTGATATTGTTTCGGCAGAAGCTCAACTTACCTTGTTCGAGCAGAATGTTTATATCGCGCAGGAAGGCGTCACCCGCGCCGAAAATACCTTAAAAAGTTTACTCTTGCCGGAACGCACGGCGACTTTGTGGTCGAAAGCTTTAGCGCCGACCACGCCTGTGAGCCTCGACCCGCCGCGAATTGAACTGGATGATGCGATTAAATTGGCGCTCGCCTCGCGCCCGGAATTAGACCAGGTCGCCAAAACCGCAGAGATCAATCGGGTCAATCAGAAATTTTTCAGCGACCAGTTGAAACCCCAGATTGATTTGTTCGGCATTTACACTGCCGCAGGGCTTGCCGGCTCACTTGCCAATCGCGGACCCAATCCCTTCACCGCAGGGACCCTGGCACTCACTGAACGAGTGAATGAAATCTCGAAAGTCCTCGGATTCACGCCGCTGCCGGTTAATAATTCATCGGGCGGAGTTCCCCAGGCGTTTATCGGCGGATACGGACAATCGCTCAATAATTTGTTTGGTTTTGATTTTCCGACGGTTCGCGTCGGTGTGCGGTTTTCCTTTCCCGTCGGCAATCGCACCGCCGAAGCCAACTACGGACGTTCGCTTGCCGAAGGGCGAAAGATTGAAAATCAACGCCAGCAAATCGAACAATCCATCGAAGCCGAAGTTCGCAACACCTTGCAGGCGGTGCGTTCTGCGCAGGCGAGACTGGCATCGGCGGTGGCTTCGCGGGATGCCTCGGAAAAACAGTATGAGAGTGAACAACGAAAATTTCAGGCAGGACTTTCAACCGTCTTTCTGGTCTTGCAACGCCAGCAGGAATTGATTGCCGCGCGCGGTCGTGAAGTTCAGGCGCAGACCGATTTGAACAAAGCGATTGCCGAATTTCAACGCGCCACCGGTTCGACCTTCAAAGCCCACAACATCACGGTGAAAGCGGACAAAACCGCGCCGCAACTGGAACAACATAACCAGCCATAA